AGGATGCCTGACACCACCCTGACACCCTTGCAATCAACTGTCAGACGTATGCCCGCCAGGGAGAGAAACCATGAGTGAACCCGCCCGTCGTCTGCCCACCCGCTCCGGCATGTCCAGCGGTAGCGACCGCGTCTTTCAGTCCCTGATCCTGATCCTGGCCAGCGTGATCGTGCTGGTGTTCGTGGTCAGCCTGTATCTGCTGGGCAAGGACAGCTGGCCCGCGCTGCAACGCTTTGGGACAGAGTTCTTTACCACACGCACCTGGAATCCGGTCAACGGCACCTTCGGGGCTGCGGCGATGATCATCGGCACACTGGTGACCAGTTTCGTGGCGCTGGTCATCAGCGTTCCCCTGGCGATTGCCAGCGCACTGTTCGTGGCCGAGTACGCCCCCCGCTGGCTGGCCAATCCGGTGGGCTATCTGATCGAGCTGCTGGCCGCCATTCCCAGCGTGGTCTACGGCCTGTGGGCACTGTTCGTGATCGCGCCGGTGCTGGCGCGGTGGCAGATCACCTTCTTCAACCCCGAATACCCGGAACGGCTGGCGCTGTACACCAAATGCGCGGGCATCTGGGCCAATGACCAGACCACGCTCCAGTGCTTTTTTGTGCCGTCGTCCGGGGCGGGACGCGGACTGGCGCTGGCGATCATCATCCTGACCGTCATGATCCTGCCGTACACGGCCAGCGTGGCGAGGGATGTGATCCGCTT
Above is a genomic segment from Deinococcus humi containing:
- the pstC gene encoding phosphate ABC transporter permease subunit PstC; its protein translation is MSEPARRLPTRSGMSSGSDRVFQSLILILASVIVLVFVVSLYLLGKDSWPALQRFGTEFFTTRTWNPVNGTFGAAAMIIGTLVTSFVALVISVPLAIASALFVAEYAPRWLANPVGYLIELLAAIPSVVYGLWALFVIAPVLARWQITFFNPEYPERLALYTKCAGIWANDQTTLQCFFVPSSGAGRGLALAIIILTVMILPYTASVARDVIRLVPADQREAMYALGATKWEVISRAILPYARAGIMGGVILALGRALGETLAVAMVIGDSQDIIKSLWGNASTMASVIANQFGDAQETLHRSSVVTLGFILFFVSVGVNLLARVLIQRLTPKGTR